A stretch of the bacterium genome encodes the following:
- a CDS encoding DEAD/DEAH box helicase — protein MSINPLVFANNVAEEFRRYLLSAFPMADPELAEQARAFLSSATPLDMPLIKGPYVTLSEAFAAGDPIADMASKGVLHPVMPGLIGYPKMYRHQQEVFEAVKANKHVLISTGTGSGKTEAFLYPIIDDLLRQRDQSVLKGLTAILIYPMNALANDQLERLRVMLAGTGITFGQWIGSTPRSGQSPLVDRFDGSSRTAYLDERKKRLEEARQRDKAARALAPHEECLSEEEIRERMPRILITNYRQLEILLTRLPDVKLFASSPLKYLVFDEAHTYDGAAGAEVACLIRRLRLLANKAAEEVICIGTSATLTDPDKKDDGQAAIRFASRFFGVGEKTVKLVGESYVQREWPKNRYKPEPPQGVGTERLSRLLTALNEPIDVSALITEVESLTGTSFNPGDDWRGSLFDHLVSNEYVFQCAQILKRPQELAEGAWIVSNAVKHNRCLAGEATTAELLAYLTLGAAAGRAGESLLRPKVHFFVRGLDEMVVAADGDGVTTSLQLFPSQSKAKDTLPLVHDDGLFPVAVCRECGQHFFERNYGKLKIIEGSGHRVSLTSGNLQETTTGESSAWWAADPSGTRLVMTNRLLDEVDEDEESTAAKKFMTAFVCRVCGALHVTGGSRCLAEGCGHDKPLLPVLVLGGQLSSCPTCGALSRKIGGRMLEPARKVRAVAVADVHVLAQAMINSAPKGHQKLVIFADSRQDAAFQAGWIQDHGRRIRLRHMMYEIMRSADRSLSLDELTDELQASFKRQRRLVEVLLPEMVEEFADQTFEQRNLWIRVGRALEYMVLREFTSGLRKREILEAMGLARVDYEGLTPEQSDVVQWANIVGITPTEAVQGVSLILDTWRRGRMLYVDRDPVFSHYHKKDDPWVQAGLLPVREFKPEGMVLTPRSPNGRRAKYWRSMTNSRGNSLVQLLLKAWSSNSQSLDLNLATESLWELLTNKLGIVETVDIRTANGDVIEHDVGQIDSSKVRIAVQEERHRCKKCQRISTRSAPGNVCMRRYCGGTTVREEPSWEDYNTSVMRRPFTMVNAEEHTAQVPSEVRNKVEQDFKSPQGRTNCLVATPTLELGVDIGGLDMVLMRNVPPQPNNYWQRAGRAGRQERMAVITTHCRHANHDRYFFEDPLRLLGGSIAAPAFNLRNPLMLEKHVRAAVLSELLLQSQDGTDIAEHIEKVLNEAFPLFIREYLLDDEDHFRTTVPSMDKLGESIDRQKSSLVEKIHGLFLAHWPRDEAALITMQSIEQALVRLPDELQLVLERLHDRLGWARKTREEIQRRQRIGLIEKEEEQLLRRCDDFIKSVVKRDNSTYTLIVLSSEGFLPGYGIYEGGIVASALSGFARRSGPVRFELSRPRAVALREFVAGNRLYANRGTFYVTRYHFAPEAEGGITTLHVDPKKQYVARAGATVDYGQSGLKAVSAIPISDLDLAHEGRITEDEVLRFAMPVLIAGRLLDHHRGGRAFKIGKYEVHHLRGQGIELVNLGEAGKAGSGELGFHICPICGAAKSPYVVDKEKERFDAHHQERCGREPMQLALTTKTDVDALLFHKLSGLPEGINIGETLRTAAARIMDMGRGDLELLPIPDEHEMVNFLIYDPMVGGSGILDQMLSRWDELMTAAADVLDCKASCDQACYSCLLTYRNQVYHEHLDRTVANALLEELRNQPEPYRTIDAIFEESGAGTGTPSNRPEAELAQILREHHIPAGKLRETVRLADGMISIPDWLYVDPNNSDIKVAVYLDGMSRSLHGDPQQQIKDQALRGLMEAFGYKVIVVQSRDLTDPEIMRQHIVTISKALGDAK, from the coding sequence ATGTCCATCAATCCCCTTGTCTTTGCCAATAACGTAGCCGAAGAGTTCCGGCGCTATTTGCTGTCGGCCTTTCCTATGGCCGATCCGGAACTTGCTGAGCAGGCACGTGCATTCTTGAGTTCCGCGACGCCGCTGGACATGCCACTCATCAAGGGTCCGTACGTGACCTTATCTGAGGCATTCGCGGCGGGTGATCCGATTGCGGACATGGCCAGCAAGGGTGTGCTGCATCCGGTCATGCCGGGACTTATCGGGTATCCTAAGATGTACCGGCACCAGCAGGAAGTATTCGAGGCGGTCAAGGCAAACAAGCACGTCCTGATCAGCACGGGTACCGGATCGGGCAAGACAGAGGCATTTCTCTATCCGATCATCGATGACTTACTGAGGCAGCGTGATCAAAGCGTGCTCAAAGGGCTGACTGCGATCTTAATTTACCCGATGAACGCTTTGGCGAACGATCAGCTTGAGCGCTTGCGCGTGATGCTCGCGGGTACCGGAATCACATTTGGACAATGGATCGGTTCGACACCAAGGAGCGGCCAGAGTCCGCTGGTGGACCGATTCGATGGATCATCGCGAACGGCCTATCTCGACGAACGGAAAAAGCGACTGGAAGAAGCACGTCAGAGGGATAAGGCAGCTCGTGCCTTGGCTCCGCACGAGGAGTGCCTTTCTGAAGAGGAAATCCGCGAACGAATGCCGCGGATTCTGATCACCAACTATCGCCAGCTCGAGATTCTGTTGACGCGCCTTCCAGATGTCAAGTTGTTTGCGAGCTCGCCACTCAAGTATTTGGTCTTCGATGAAGCTCATACCTACGACGGGGCTGCCGGTGCTGAGGTTGCATGTCTGATCAGGCGGCTCCGCTTGCTGGCAAACAAAGCCGCGGAAGAAGTCATCTGTATCGGAACTTCAGCGACGCTGACTGATCCGGACAAGAAAGATGATGGACAGGCTGCGATCCGGTTTGCCTCACGTTTCTTCGGCGTGGGTGAAAAGACCGTGAAGCTTGTCGGGGAGTCGTATGTACAACGTGAGTGGCCAAAGAACCGTTACAAGCCCGAGCCGCCTCAGGGTGTTGGAACGGAGCGCTTGAGCAGGCTGCTCACCGCGTTGAATGAACCGATTGATGTGTCTGCGTTAATAACCGAAGTAGAGTCGCTTACAGGAACATCTTTCAATCCCGGCGACGATTGGCGTGGTAGCTTGTTCGATCACCTTGTAAGTAATGAGTACGTTTTCCAGTGCGCGCAGATACTGAAGCGACCTCAAGAACTTGCAGAGGGAGCGTGGATAGTTTCCAATGCCGTGAAACATAATCGCTGCTTAGCCGGTGAGGCAACCACCGCCGAGTTGTTGGCTTACCTTACGTTGGGAGCGGCTGCCGGACGAGCGGGCGAGTCTCTGTTGCGACCCAAGGTGCATTTCTTCGTTCGAGGCCTGGACGAAATGGTTGTTGCCGCGGATGGTGACGGTGTAACCACAAGTCTACAGCTCTTCCCATCTCAATCTAAAGCGAAAGACACGCTGCCACTCGTTCATGATGACGGACTATTCCCTGTCGCAGTCTGTCGAGAATGTGGTCAACACTTCTTCGAGCGCAACTACGGAAAACTAAAGATTATTGAAGGCAGCGGACACAGAGTTTCCCTCACAAGCGGGAACTTGCAGGAAACAACTACCGGTGAATCGAGTGCCTGGTGGGCAGCTGACCCAAGCGGAACTCGCTTAGTGATGACAAACAGGCTGTTGGATGAAGTTGATGAGGATGAGGAAAGTACTGCCGCCAAGAAGTTCATGACAGCCTTCGTTTGTAGAGTTTGCGGTGCTTTACATGTCACTGGTGGGAGTCGGTGTCTGGCAGAGGGGTGTGGCCATGATAAGCCGCTGCTGCCAGTCTTGGTCCTTGGTGGCCAATTAAGCAGCTGTCCCACATGTGGAGCACTTAGCCGGAAGATCGGGGGACGGATGCTTGAACCTGCGCGAAAGGTTCGTGCAGTAGCCGTCGCCGATGTACATGTCCTGGCACAGGCAATGATTAATTCAGCTCCAAAAGGGCATCAGAAACTTGTGATTTTCGCGGACAGTCGACAAGACGCCGCGTTTCAAGCCGGTTGGATTCAAGATCATGGACGACGCATTCGATTGCGACACATGATGTATGAGATTATGAGGAGTGCCGATCGGTCGCTGTCGTTAGACGAATTGACTGATGAGCTACAGGCGTCGTTCAAGCGTCAGCGTCGGTTAGTTGAAGTACTGCTGCCGGAAATGGTGGAGGAGTTTGCCGATCAGACCTTTGAACAGCGGAACCTGTGGATTCGTGTTGGAAGAGCCCTTGAGTATATGGTCCTCCGTGAGTTCACCTCCGGATTGCGCAAACGTGAAATCCTTGAGGCCATGGGGTTAGCACGAGTGGATTATGAGGGATTGACTCCTGAACAGTCTGACGTTGTACAGTGGGCGAACATTGTCGGAATTACCCCAACGGAAGCGGTCCAAGGAGTGTCGCTAATTCTGGACACCTGGCGACGGGGGCGTATGTTGTATGTCGATCGCGATCCGGTATTTTCGCATTATCACAAAAAGGACGACCCTTGGGTCCAGGCAGGACTGCTACCGGTCCGCGAGTTCAAGCCAGAAGGAATGGTTCTCACTCCGCGGTCGCCAAATGGCCGAAGAGCGAAGTACTGGCGGAGCATGACGAATTCTCGGGGGAATTCGCTGGTACAATTGCTACTCAAGGCTTGGTCAAGCAACTCACAGTCACTTGACCTCAATCTGGCAACCGAATCATTATGGGAGCTATTGACGAACAAACTTGGGATTGTGGAAACAGTCGACATCCGAACCGCCAATGGCGACGTGATAGAACATGATGTAGGGCAGATCGATTCGAGCAAGGTTCGCATTGCTGTTCAGGAAGAACGTCATCGGTGCAAGAAGTGCCAGAGGATATCGACGCGCTCTGCACCGGGAAACGTGTGTATGCGAAGGTACTGCGGTGGAACCACCGTTCGTGAAGAACCGAGTTGGGAAGACTACAACACATCAGTCATGCGGCGTCCGTTCACGATGGTGAACGCCGAAGAGCACACTGCACAGGTGCCAAGCGAGGTGCGGAATAAGGTCGAACAGGACTTCAAGTCACCCCAGGGACGGACGAATTGCCTGGTTGCTACACCGACTCTGGAGTTAGGTGTTGACATTGGTGGCTTGGACATGGTCCTAATGAGAAATGTCCCTCCACAGCCAAACAATTATTGGCAACGGGCAGGACGCGCGGGTCGACAGGAGCGTATGGCTGTGATCACGACGCATTGCCGTCACGCGAACCACGATCGATATTTCTTTGAAGACCCATTAAGGCTTCTTGGCGGATCGATTGCTGCACCGGCTTTCAATCTTCGAAATCCACTTATGCTGGAGAAGCATGTCCGTGCTGCGGTGCTTTCCGAGCTCCTGCTACAATCTCAAGACGGAACTGATATTGCCGAGCATATTGAGAAGGTGCTCAACGAGGCATTTCCCTTGTTCATTCGCGAGTATCTGTTGGATGACGAAGATCACTTCCGTACAACAGTTCCGTCAATGGATAAATTGGGCGAATCGATTGACCGTCAGAAAAGCTCGCTCGTTGAGAAGATACACGGGCTTTTTCTGGCCCATTGGCCGAGAGACGAGGCCGCTTTGATCACTATGCAGAGCATTGAACAGGCTCTCGTGAGGCTGCCGGACGAACTTCAATTGGTATTGGAGCGTCTTCATGATCGACTTGGCTGGGCTCGAAAGACACGCGAGGAGATTCAGCGTCGACAGAGAATAGGGCTTATTGAAAAGGAAGAGGAGCAGTTGCTTCGACGATGCGATGACTTTATCAAGAGCGTCGTGAAACGGGACAACTCGACTTACACGCTGATCGTTCTAAGCTCGGAGGGATTTCTTCCGGGCTATGGAATTTACGAGGGCGGCATCGTTGCTTCAGCCTTGTCTGGCTTTGCACGCCGGTCCGGGCCGGTGCGATTTGAATTGTCTCGGCCGCGAGCTGTGGCCTTGCGTGAATTCGTGGCAGGCAACCGACTCTATGCAAATCGGGGGACTTTCTATGTTACGCGTTACCACTTCGCTCCAGAGGCCGAAGGCGGTATCACTACCCTTCACGTCGATCCGAAAAAACAATATGTCGCACGTGCCGGTGCGACGGTTGACTATGGGCAGTCTGGTCTCAAAGCTGTCAGCGCAATCCCAATCTCAGATTTGGACCTGGCACATGAGGGCCGGATTACAGAGGATGAGGTTCTTAGATTTGCAATGCCTGTTCTTATAGCAGGCCGATTACTTGATCATCATCGTGGTGGTCGAGCATTCAAGATTGGAAAGTACGAGGTCCATCATCTACGAGGCCAGGGAATCGAACTTGTCAACTTAGGTGAGGCGGGCAAGGCCGGTTCCGGCGAGCTCGGATTCCATATTTGCCCGATTTGTGGTGCCGCGAAGAGTCCGTATGTTGTGGACAAAGAGAAAGAGCGATTTGACGCGCACCACCAAGAAAGGTGCGGCCGCGAACCTATGCAACTGGCCCTAACCACTAAAACCGACGTCGATGCTCTGCTTTTCCATAAGCTGAGTGGCTTGCCAGAAGGTATCAATATTGGGGAGACGCTCCGGACAGCGGCTGCTCGCATTATGGATATGGGCCGCGGGGATTTGGAACTCTTGCCAATTCCAGATGAGCACGAGATGGTGAATTTCCTGATTTATGATCCGATGGTTGGTGGTTCGGGTATATTGGATCAAATGCTGAGCCGATGGGATGAGCTCATGACAGCCGCGGCTGACGTCTTAGACTGCAAAGCGAGCTGCGATCAAGCCTGCTACTCGTGTTTGTTGACCTATCGCAATCAAGTATACCATGAGCATCTCGACCGCACAGTGGCAAATGCCCTGCTTGAAGAGCTGAGAAACCAACCGGAACCATATAGGACAATCGACGCTATCTTTGAGGAGTCCGGTGCGGGCACGGGTACGCCGTCCAATAGACCTGAAGCTGAACTCGCCCAGATACTTCGCGAACATCATATTCCAGCAGGCAAATTACGGGAGACAGTACGACTCGCCGATGGCATGATTTCCATCCCGGACTGGTTATATGTTGATCCGAACAATTCGGACATAAAGGTAGCTGTCTATCTTGACGGGATGAGTCGATCGCTGCACGGTGATCCGCAGCAACAAATCAAAGATCAAGCCCTCCGCGGCCTTATGGAAGCCTTTGGCTACAAAGTCATTGTCGTCCAATCTCGCGACCTAACTGATCCGGAAATCATGCGGCAGCACATTGTGACTATTTCGAAGGCATTAGGCGATGCGAAGTAG
- a CDS encoding methyltransferase domain-containing protein, which translates to MATAYSFRKSPFETLKERRERLFTSRAGASPFLGNDHAAPAGLHKLATSKLKRNARVLILGNGRCQLASDLAKLGHRVTLTDCSPQALATTEEVRRSLSRTEAELVSAKLIECGRLPFTDASFDSIIVTGVLSQLGSPTPLLKECSRLLNSNGQFLIAVPDNLSGYHSEFVTLWTADSLSTALSPFFEEHDVTTQDGTLLACAANSTSVKHPVIYAMMNIRNEDRWLRAVLDNAARVCDGVIVYDDGSTDKTPDICKAHPAVVAYQRGEETETDKARDKNRMYAMACELKSDWMLCIDGDELLEPTAPRRIFEAIKTCPANVSQIDFEFLYLWNDHQHYRTDGIYTGIYHPCLFRPVSQTWDELEFAPTAHAGNLHCERVPQNLAGERIRADIKIEHLGYMFPEDRLRKYQWNKSKDVTHAKQGYYEHLLDQPHMTLAPWDGRPDSIIRGNRKVEKQTLKPDYYYANARRNLAERVPKDARNVLDVGCGNGATGKLIAQLTGARVTGIEIHPEVAQVARQVLDDVHVLDVEADPLPFAPRQFDCILCGDVLEHLIDPWNALKKLLVHLKPTGCIIASLPNVRNLGVIAKLLEGSWNYQEYGILDSTHLRFFAKQDMQRLFAQAGLRAELVEVVRDPLFERQMQNPAQEVRTLDMGGLVLRDVSPQDLDELTAQQFIFVAKPDAAVLPKPKPEVSVVIPVYNNLPYTKSCLDSLFNTAERTPHEIIVVDDGSTDGTADYLATLGDKIRVVSHDRNYGFARSCNDGARASVGQLVVFLNNDTEVLPNWLDAMVTTISADRSIGIVGNLQIFPQSKLVQQAGIVCDERKHVHSIYNNQLPADHPVVQKPREFQFIAGSCLMIWRQLFMEVGGFDESFKNSCEDIDLCLRVTQTRRKVWYCPQSRIYHHESKSVSGHDKNGANYRLLLSRWQDLMIADADHYYLEDGFMRLSDGRIVPLDKQEDPSPMASDTRIALLTTYHQRCGLAIYAEQLCEALTNNGETVLILAEKTTELTAADLPNVVRCWSRDKDGGREILQQLLTHKIQVLHVNHGGIFALDGWLLDVLKQARAHNIRVVTTFHSTETRDERLAEIARFSDACWVHHPQNIVELVALGASPERIEAMPIPLPALNFADLAEAKLALEWNPAQKVVATFGMVDPHKGILELINAFPALQRTTDAKLLIIGAPHPASETSCAYLSQCMNRVRELGMDDHIRFLTDFMPEAELTATLQACDVIVLNYQSQRFEGSACLTRALAAGRPVVTSNAPALDVAAPVTLRTTEQFDLQHAILRALNNPFLTRALKDAVKTYATAINWENSAKNYLASYERVLTREAACTTDLLKYYATHPDEIYNEPLQRERVRWLASKASGRILEIGPANGYVVEFCKGHEAVDIYRERLDVARALRGGITFTYGNVVSGLPYKDKSFDVVMSPEIFEHVEWEQAVIALKECMRVGKRVLVTIPNADKPDYNPDLVHNIEHRWLVTRQLLEAWLKEAGAVNYELDCSSDLDFYLIDIDSTATKPSVTVLPRAQRLPHFEVSPGPAVTLAMDASLLTDDTLIVSGAGRFFIELLNSLRAVRPEWTLKLVTPHANNLRERLTQAGAAHAFEVVGWKELRRGAADALLLPHPTGEDTPEYVQLARELGLTVACLMHDVIPLAYPQLYLTQDPLARDRYVASLRALNEKCDLFYCSTQATVQELQIRLGMQLARLRTIHGAPTLTAEMASTSFENSELRGMQESGSLYFLHAGELSPVKNLRTILRAVNELRQTVDSNLKIVLACNVTPPAAEQIKHAARLDGLDTGMLVLPRDVSDTDMARLYQNAVGCLSPSLMDGLSLELLNALALGTPVVAGRTPAQEETCGEAALYVDPQHVEELTSAAGRLLTDRQTCLRLSEAGKREAARYNWTRSAEKFAVYLTESLVKKGAVRALPSKVHA; encoded by the coding sequence ATGGCCACCGCATATTCATTCCGCAAATCGCCTTTCGAGACTCTCAAAGAGCGCCGCGAACGGCTGTTCACTTCGCGCGCAGGCGCATCGCCCTTCCTTGGAAACGACCACGCAGCCCCTGCCGGACTTCACAAGCTTGCGACGTCCAAACTCAAGCGCAATGCGCGCGTGCTGATCCTCGGCAACGGCAGATGTCAACTCGCTTCGGACCTTGCGAAGCTCGGACACCGTGTCACTCTCACAGACTGCTCACCGCAGGCTCTTGCGACCACCGAAGAAGTCCGCCGCAGCTTGTCCCGCACCGAAGCGGAACTCGTCTCCGCCAAGCTCATCGAGTGCGGTCGTCTGCCTTTTACCGACGCGTCATTTGACAGCATCATCGTGACGGGCGTGTTGAGTCAGCTTGGAAGTCCCACTCCCTTGTTGAAAGAGTGCTCGCGTCTGCTGAATAGCAACGGACAGTTCCTGATTGCCGTCCCCGATAACTTGAGTGGCTACCATTCGGAATTTGTCACGTTGTGGACGGCCGACTCGCTCTCGACTGCGCTCTCCCCGTTCTTTGAGGAGCACGACGTTACCACACAGGACGGCACGCTGCTCGCCTGCGCGGCCAATAGCACGTCGGTCAAACACCCGGTCATCTACGCCATGATGAACATCCGCAATGAAGACCGCTGGCTGCGCGCCGTGCTCGACAATGCCGCACGCGTCTGCGACGGAGTCATCGTCTACGACGACGGTTCGACCGACAAAACACCCGACATCTGCAAAGCGCATCCTGCGGTCGTAGCCTATCAGCGCGGCGAAGAAACCGAAACCGACAAGGCCCGCGATAAGAATCGCATGTATGCGATGGCCTGCGAACTGAAATCGGATTGGATGCTCTGCATTGACGGCGACGAACTGCTCGAACCGACCGCACCGCGCCGCATCTTCGAGGCAATCAAGACCTGCCCCGCCAACGTGTCGCAGATTGATTTCGAGTTTCTCTACCTCTGGAACGACCACCAGCACTATCGCACCGACGGCATCTACACGGGAATCTATCATCCCTGTCTGTTCCGTCCGGTTTCGCAAACGTGGGACGAACTTGAATTTGCACCGACCGCGCACGCCGGAAATCTGCACTGCGAACGCGTCCCGCAGAATCTCGCCGGAGAGCGCATCCGCGCCGACATCAAAATTGAGCACCTGGGCTACATGTTTCCTGAAGACCGCTTGCGGAAATATCAGTGGAACAAAAGCAAAGATGTTACGCACGCCAAGCAAGGCTATTACGAACATCTGCTCGACCAGCCGCACATGACGCTCGCACCGTGGGACGGCCGGCCGGATTCAATCATACGGGGGAACCGCAAGGTGGAAAAGCAGACGCTTAAACCGGATTACTACTACGCCAACGCGCGCCGCAATCTTGCTGAACGCGTTCCGAAAGACGCCCGCAATGTGCTCGACGTCGGCTGCGGCAACGGCGCGACCGGAAAACTGATTGCCCAACTCACCGGCGCCCGCGTGACCGGCATTGAAATTCATCCCGAAGTCGCGCAAGTCGCGCGGCAGGTGCTCGATGATGTGCATGTGCTCGACGTTGAAGCCGACCCGCTGCCGTTTGCTCCCAGACAGTTCGACTGCATTCTCTGCGGCGACGTGCTGGAGCACCTGATTGATCCTTGGAACGCGCTGAAAAAGCTGCTCGTTCACCTGAAACCGACGGGCTGCATCATCGCCAGTCTGCCCAATGTGCGCAACCTCGGTGTGATTGCCAAACTCCTTGAAGGCTCGTGGAACTATCAGGAGTACGGCATTCTCGACAGCACGCACCTCCGCTTCTTCGCGAAACAGGATATGCAGCGACTCTTTGCTCAAGCCGGACTGCGCGCGGAACTCGTCGAAGTTGTCCGCGACCCGTTGTTCGAACGTCAAATGCAGAACCCCGCTCAGGAAGTGCGCACTCTGGATATGGGCGGACTTGTGCTGCGCGACGTCTCTCCGCAGGACTTGGACGAATTGACTGCACAGCAATTCATCTTCGTGGCCAAACCCGACGCCGCCGTCCTGCCGAAACCAAAACCCGAAGTCTCCGTCGTGATTCCCGTGTATAACAATTTGCCCTACACGAAGTCCTGCCTCGACTCCCTGTTCAACACAGCCGAGCGGACGCCTCACGAAATCATCGTCGTCGACGACGGCTCCACCGACGGCACGGCGGACTATCTGGCAACGCTCGGGGACAAGATTCGCGTCGTGTCACACGACCGCAATTACGGATTCGCGCGTTCGTGCAATGACGGAGCGCGCGCATCTGTCGGACAACTTGTTGTCTTCCTCAATAACGACACCGAAGTTCTGCCGAACTGGCTGGACGCGATGGTCACGACGATATCAGCGGATCGCAGCATCGGCATCGTCGGCAATCTGCAAATCTTCCCGCAGTCGAAACTGGTGCAACAGGCGGGTATCGTCTGCGACGAGCGCAAGCACGTGCACAGCATCTACAACAACCAGCTTCCGGCCGACCATCCGGTCGTGCAGAAGCCGCGCGAGTTTCAGTTCATCGCCGGCAGCTGTCTAATGATTTGGCGGCAGCTATTCATGGAAGTCGGCGGCTTTGATGAAAGCTTCAAGAATTCATGCGAGGACATCGACCTGTGTTTGCGCGTCACGCAGACCCGCCGCAAGGTCTGGTATTGCCCGCAGAGCCGCATCTATCACCATGAATCCAAATCCGTCTCCGGCCACGACAAGAACGGCGCGAACTACCGTCTGCTGCTCTCGCGCTGGCAGGACCTGATGATTGCCGACGCGGACCACTACTATCTTGAAGACGGTTTCATGCGGCTGAGCGATGGCCGAATCGTTCCTTTGGACAAACAGGAAGACCCCTCACCTATGGCCTCTGACACGCGCATCGCACTGCTCACCACCTATCATCAACGCTGCGGCTTGGCAATCTATGCCGAGCAGCTTTGCGAAGCTCTGACAAACAATGGCGAGACGGTGCTGATTCTTGCGGAAAAAACCACAGAACTTACGGCGGCGGATTTGCCGAATGTCGTTCGTTGCTGGTCACGCGACAAAGACGGCGGCCGCGAAATCCTGCAGCAACTGCTCACACACAAGATTCAAGTGCTGCACGTCAATCACGGCGGCATCTTCGCGCTGGACGGCTGGCTGCTCGATGTGTTGAAACAGGCTCGTGCGCACAACATTCGCGTCGTGACAACGTTCCATTCGACCGAAACGCGGGACGAGCGTCTCGCGGAAATCGCACGCTTCAGCGACGCCTGCTGGGTGCATCATCCGCAGAATATCGTCGAACTGGTCGCGCTTGGCGCATCGCCCGAACGCATCGAGGCAATGCCGATTCCTCTGCCCGCACTGAACTTCGCCGACCTCGCGGAAGCCAAACTCGCTCTCGAATGGAACCCCGCACAAAAAGTCGTAGCGACGTTCGGCATGGTGGACCCGCACAAAGGGATTCTCGAACTTATCAATGCCTTCCCTGCATTGCAGCGGACGACGGATGCCAAACTGCTGATAATCGGCGCACCGCATCCCGCCAGCGAAACAAGCTGCGCCTATCTGAGTCAGTGCATGAATCGCGTGCGTGAATTAGGTATGGACGACCACATTCGCTTCCTGACCGACTTCATGCCCGAAGCGGAACTGACCGCCACGCTGCAGGCGTGCGATGTCATCGTATTGAACTATCAGAGTCAGCGCTTTGAAGGCTCCGCCTGTCTGACGCGTGCTCTTGCAGCAGGTCGCCCGGTCGTTACGTCAAACGCTCCGGCACTCGACGTGGCCGCACCCGTGACTCTGCGTACCACAGAACAGTTCGATTTGCAGCACGCAATCCTGCGCGCGCTGAACAATCCGTTCCTGACACGCGCGCTGAAGGACGCGGTGAAAACCTACGCAACGGCTATCAACTGGGAGAATTCGGCGAAGAACTACTTGGCGAGCTACGAGCGGGTGTTGACTCGCGAAGCGGCCTGCACGACGGACCTGCTGAAATACTATGCCACGCATCCCGACGAAATCTACAACGAACCTTTGCAGCGTGAACGCGTTCGCTGGCTCGCAAGCAAAGCGAGCGGCCGCATCCTCGAAATCGGCCCCGCAAACGGCTATGTCGTCGAGTTCTGCAAAGGACATGAGGCTGTGGACATCTACCGCGAGCGGCTCGATGTCGCCCGTGCTTTGCGCGGCGGCATCACCTTTACCTATGGCAACGTCGTCAGCGGACTTCCCTACAAAGACAAGAGTTTCGACGTGGTGATGTCTCCTGAGATTTTTGAGCACGTTGAATGGGAACAGGCCGTCATCGCACTGAAAGAGTGCATGCGCGTCGGGAAACGGGTGTTAGTCACCATTCCGAACGCGGACAAGCCGGACTATAATCCGGACCTCGTGCACAACATTGAACATCGCTGGCTGGTGACTCGACAATTGCTGGAAGCGTGGCTAAAGGAAGCGGGAGCGGTAAACTATGAACTGGATTGCTCGAGCGACCTCGACTTCTACTTAATCGACATCGACAGCACGGCAACCAAGCCCTCTGTCACAGTCTTGCCGCGCGCGCAGCGGCTGCCTCACTTTGAGGTCAGTCCCGGCCCGGCGGTGACGCTTGCGATGGATGCCTCGCTGCTGACGGACGATACGCTAATCGTAAGCGGCGCAGGACGATTTTTCATTGAACTGCTGAATAGTCTGCGCGCCGTGCGACCCGAGTGGACTCTTAAGCTGGTCACCCCGCATGCGAATAATCTTCGTGAACGGTTAACACAGGCGGGAGCTGCGCACGCGTTTGAGGTGGTGGGGTGGAAGGAGCTGCGTCGTGGAGCGGCGGATGCCCTGTTGCTGCCGCATCCGACCGGCGAGGATACACCGGAATATGTGCAACTTGCGCGAGAGCTTGGATTGACCGTCGCCTGCCTGATGCATGATGTCATTCCGCTGGCCTATCCGCAACTCTATTTGACGCAGGATCCGCTCGCGCGGGATCGGTATGTCGCTTCGCTGCGCGCGCTGAATGAAAAGTGTGACCTCTTCTATTGCTCTACGCAGGCTACGGTTCAGGAGCTGCAAATCCGGCTCGGCATGCAGCTCGCAAGACTGCGGACGATTCACGGAGCACCGACGCTTACAGCGGAAATGGCTTCAACGAGTTTCGAGAACTCAGAACTTCGCGGGATGCAGGAATCTGGAAGTCTTTACTTTCTGCACGCGGGCGAATTGTCTCCGGTGAAGAACCTGCGGACGATACTGCGCGCGGTAAATGAACTGCGGCAGACGGTGGATAGTAATCTGAAGATTGTTCTCGCTTGCAACGTCACGCCGCCCGCCGCAGAACAGATTAAACACGCTGCTCGACTTGACGGCCTCGATACGGGAATGCTCGTGCTGCCGCGCGACGTCAGCGATACAGACATGGCGCGTCTCTATCAGAATGCTGTTGGCTGTCTTAGCCCAAGTTTGATGGACGGGTTGTCGCTGGAGTTGCTGAATGCGCTTGCTCTGGGCACACCGGTTGTCGCGGGCCGGACTCCGGCACAGGAAGAAACTTGCGGAGAAGCCGCGCTGTATGTGGACCCGCAGCATGTCGAAGAGTTAACTTCGGCTGCCGGCCGGTTGCTGACAGACCGGCAAACTTGTCTGCGGCTAAGCGAGGCGGGGAAGAGAGAGGCTGCGCGTTACAATTGGACACGCAGTGCGGAGAAGTTCGCGGTCTACCTGACCGAATCGCTCGTGAAGAAAGGAGCGGTGCGCGCTTTGCCCTCTAAGGTGCACGCATAG